cgaagatccaaccgtacatatattaggatatatcaattttagtcatatgaaaaaattattaaaaaaatagaaattcatcttgcatgtcaagattagaaaaatctagtaaaagtaccactcccaacaacgagactcgttcccgatttacaatattaatttttaaaatgatttttttgacgatccagccgtacggatgttaagatatatcaattttagtcatatgaaaaaattattaaaaaatttgaaatttatcttgcatgtcaggattagaaaaatctagtaaaagtaccactcccaataacgagactcgttctcgatttacaagattaatttttacaATGATtatttcgacgatccaaccttacacatgttaagatatatcaatttcagtcatatgaaaaaattattaaaaaatttgaaattcatcttgcatgtcaggattagaaaaatctagtaaaagtaccactctcgacaacgagactcgttcccgatttacaagattaatttttaaaatgattttttcgacgatccaaccttacagatgttaagatatatcaattttagtcatatgaaaaaattattaaaaaatttaaaattcatcttgcatgtcaggattagaaaaatctagtaaaattaccactcccgacaacgagactctttccccatttacaagattaatttttaaaatgattttttcgacgatccaaccgtacggatgttaatatatataaattttagtcataggaaaaaattattaaaaaatttgaaattcatcttgcatgactcgattaaaaaaaatctaggaaaagtactgcccccgacaacgagactcgttctcgatttacaagaataatatttaaaataattttttagacgatccaaccgtaccgatgttaagatatatcaattttagtgatacgaaaaaattattaaaaatttgaaattcatcttgcatgtcaggattagaaaaatctagtaagagtaccacttccgacaacgagtctcgttccaCGTTtgacaagaatattatttaaaatgattttttcaaagatccaatcgtacggatgttaagatatatcaattttagtcatacgaaaaaattattaaaaattttgaaattcatcttgcatgtcatgattataaaaatctagtaaaagtaccactcccaataacgagactcgttcccgatttacaagattaatttttaaaatgattttttcgacgatccaaccgtacggattttaagatatatcaattttagtcatatgaaaaaattattaaaaaatttgaaattcatcttgcatgtcaggattagaaaaatctagtaaaagtacccctcccaacaacgagactcgttccggatttagaagattaatttttaaaatgattttttcgatgatccaaccgtacggatgttaagatatatcaattttattcatatgaaaaaattattaaaacatttgaaattcatcttgcatgtcaggattagaaaaatctagtaaaagtaccactctcgacaacgagactcgttcccgatttacaagattaatttttaaaatgattttttcgacgatccaaccttacagatgttaagatatatcaattttagtcatatgaaaaaattattaaaaaatttaaaattcatcttgcatgtcaggattagaaaaatctagtaaaattacgactcccgacaacgagactcgttccccatttacaagattaatttttaaaatgattttttcgacgatccaaccatacagatattaatatatataaattttagtcatatgaaaaaattattaaaaaatttgaaattcatcttacatgactcgattaaaaaaaatctaggaaaagtaccacccccgacaacgagactcgttctcgatttacaagaataatatttaaaatgattttttcgacgatccaaccgtacagatgttaagatatatcaattttagtcatatgaaaaaattattaaaaatttgaaattcatcttgcatgtcaggattagaaaaatctagtaagagtaccacttccgacaacgagtctcgttcccgatttacaagagtattatttaaaatgattttttcaaagatccaatcgtacggatgttaagatatatcaattttggtcatacgaaaaaattattaaaaattttgaaattcatcttgcatgtcatgattataaaaatctagtaaaagtaccactcccaataacgagactcgttcccgatttacaagattaatttttaaaatgattttttcgatgatccaaccgtacggatgttaagatatatcaattttagtcatctgaaaaaattattaaaaaaattgaaattcatcttgcatgtcaggattagaaaaatctagtaaaagtaccactcccaacaacgagactcgttcccgatttagaagattaatttttaaaatgattttttcgacgatccaaccgtacggatgttaagatatatcaattttattcaaatgaaaaaattattaaaacatttgaaattcatcttgcatgtcaggattagaaaaatctagtaaaagtgccactctcgacaacgagactcgttcccgatttacaagattaatttttaaaatgattttttcgacgatccaaccttacagatgttaagatatatcaatttaaaattcatcttgcatttcaggattagaaaaatctagtaaaagtaccactcccgacaacgagactcgttccccatttacaagattaatttttaaaatgattttttcgacgatcaaaccgtacggatgttaatatatataaattttagtcatatgaaaaaaatattaaaaaatttgaaattcatctaggATGACTCGATTataaaaatctaggaaaagtactacccccgataacgagactcgttcccgatttacaagaataataattaaaatgattttttcgacgatccaaccgtacatatattaagatatatcaattttagtcatatgaactACACCAAATATGGCCTATTGCAAGACCAAAAAAGCGTTGTGGTAGACCCAATATATGTTACAATAGAATCTATGGTAACATATTTGCCAAAAAGCAGTGTTGCATTTGCGGCCGTTGCCATAGACCCTTTTTGTAACGAATTTTAGTCTGTTGTAACACTTTCTTGGTTATTACAATAGAGCTTTTTTGTAACACTTTTTCCTCTTTTTGTAACATTTTTAAATTGTTACAATAGATCTTGTAACACTTTTGTGTAACATTTTAATATGTAAATATGTTACAAAATGGAGTTTTAGTAACACTTATTTCTGTTTTTGTAACATTTAAGGGTGTTACAATAGAACTTTATAACACTTTAGTgtaacatttttatatttaaaatgttacaaaatcgagttgttgtaacattttttgcaacattttatactatttgtAACAAATTTTGGGTTTTTAGTAACATGTGCTTGCACTATTTTTATCTCCTAGTGTAATACTTTAAATGTATATGGCAACATTTTTGTGCAACACTTTTATATGGTAAAACTGCAATATGCTGTTTGTGATTACAATAACCTGACAAATTATACTTGTCAAAATCCTGAAAACACATTCCAGTTTGCAATTTAGCAAATCCAACAATAACAAGTGGCAATAAACCATATACTGCATCATAGTCTAACATCAAACCAAGTACTGATAATAGTCTAAATATCAAACCAAGTACTGATAATAGTCTAAACATCAGCAACAATATTGTTGGACCAAAATATCAAAAGACCAAGTACCAAAAGTATGCACATAGAAATAAAACTACTGAGCATCATTCATCAGAAATTGCAGTTTCAGTATCATCCTGTTCGCCGTCCCCCTGATTGTCATCCTCCAAATTCTCATCACCATGATCACTATCCTCGCTTTCATCCGTAGCAGCAGCACAAAGCTCTTGAACATCAATGTTGCTAAAATCTGGATTGATTTCTCCAAGTCTTGCCACCACTTTGgtcattttatcaaacacctttcttTCTATCATCTCTTGCATTTCAGCCATGAGTTCCTCCCTTATTGTGTTTTTCAAGTCAGTGACATCAGTAGGCACAGTACTGCCTAGATCTTTTAGTTGATGAGCCTTCTTTGTTTTTCTGCATTTCCCCGATCTTCCAAGAAGCCAATTCGGTCCATGACTTGGTTTTTTACCAGCTTGGTCCCCACTGCCATCTTCAGCAACCAATGTAGTCTACCAAATTAACAGGTATAAAACATTAGTATCATGTTCCGTAGcttaaaaatgaaaattaaaatgACTTGCTTCCTGTAACTGAAAATGATTAATTTAAATTACCATGTATTCGCGTCCTTCTTTTTGTTTACGGGTTTTCACATAAATTTCATCCATGGGAGCTAGTTGCTTAGGTGACATTTTTTTCTTTGCTTTCTACAAAGACAAACCAAGAACTCAAGAAAAATTCACAAGAAAAAGTGAATCTATGAAATCGTAAAtagataataaaaaaatattgattttataaATTATGGACATACAATTTTCTCCCCAATTTGTGCAAAGCTTTTACGACCAGCAGTGTGCGTTTCGACAATTAACTTGCGATTTTTAGCATTTTTCTGAGCTCGATCCTGATCATTCAATAATGTGTAAACAAATAATTAATTTCCAACATGATGTAGAGTACTGGCTAGCTGTTCAATATTTAAAATGCATACCTTCACGTCTTTATCCCCCCAGTATTTAAGTAAAATCTTAAATTCTTCGACTGAAACAACATTTGGCCTATTTTTGAGTCTGTCCTTGTCATTATCATACTTAAGATAATGGTTCTTCTTAAATCGGCTTTTGTGCAGCCTCCACAAAGCACAAATTGTTCGCAATGTGTACGTCCTTCCTTCCTCAGGAATATCATATTTTTACTAGCAAAATTTGTTAAAATTAGTGCAACTCGATCTAAACCTAAAGACAGTACAAAATATACCATAGTAAATTATCGTGTTTATGTTTCCGGTTTACCTTAACAAAACTCCAGAGCTCTTCCTTCTGCTGTTCAGGAAATTTATGCCAAGAGAGGCAATCAAGTGGGACAGACTGCCTAGCCAACGTACCTCAAAAGTTGGTAAATTCAGAGAGGACCTTGTCATCATCAGCGATGGCCTGAAGCTCGCAATTTAGTTTAATGACCTTTCTTTCATCAGGCCTTCTTCTGTAAACATCATTCATGAGTGTAGGTCTTCGACGCTTTCTATTCTTGGGTGCACCTAAATATATTACAAAACACTTAATTAATAGTTGAATGCCAAttaaatcaagaaaaaaattaACAATAGAATTAAGCCAAAATCAAGAAATAGAAATTGACCTCCTAAATTATCATCACTCAGTTCCTCATCAGGTTGTGGCTCAGATGTTTGACCACCAGCATCCCCTAGCCCTTTATCTTTTTCAAGGTTCTTTTGACATTCTTTCATTAAAACATAAGCTTCCATCGTACCAATTCCTAAATTATTGAATTTTTTGGCAGGAGCCACTTTCAATGGGAAGAATGGTGATGTAACTTCAGGTAAGGGAGGGGGAGGTGGCAATGGAGGGGTTAATTCTCGAGTTGGTTGTTGGGGTGATTTTTCAGTGGGTTCAGTAGGAGCTATGGCCCTTGAACGTGTGTTCGGTCTTTTCACCGGAATGGTCACCTTTTTATTTTTTGCTTTCTTGTTACCAACTTGCTCAGCTTTCTTTGTAACAACTCGCACATCTTCTTCTTCTGCATCGGACAAGCTCTCATGTTCGGGAATGTACTCCCTATCaacttcctcatcatcatcaggtGGAGTGATTTTTGTGCCTTTCTTATCTTTCTCCGCATTTATTCCCAACTCCTTCaacttctttttatttttcttcaatCTGCAACATTCTTTTCCTCTCATAATCTGTTACCTGAAAAAAAGGGATCAAATAATAATTAGATCCAAGGCATAACTGATAAGAGTAATTACATGAAAACATAAAGAAAAATTACCTGCGAATTTTCAAGAGCCAATCGGCGACTTGTCCTCTGTTTCTGCAGGGCATCCACTGTCACAAAATTTCATTTTTCTTGTAGACCTGTTGGTGCAATAACAGTTTAACAATATGTAACATTTTAATATGCACAAATTGAATGCATCATCAACATGAAAATCTATTACCTTCAAAAAATTGTGTTCTTGGTCGCACAACTACATGGGGCTGAACATGTTGCTTAGCCTCTACAGATTGGTCAACCACATCATCGACATAAAAATCTAACCTTTCACCTTCAACTTTGCTTAGTAATGCAGTTAAGTCAGCATCGGACTGAATCAAGTGCCAACCTGAAGGAACCTTCTTCACATAAACACCACCAATTTCCTTGTATTTCAGCACATCTAGCACATACTCCATCAGAACCGTGTACGAGAATTGGTCTGCATCAACATACTCCAAAATCACTTTACAGGTCCCATCGACATATTTGGATTTTGTAAAAGTTCACTTGTGAAAGAACCTGAGAACATAATCTGTACTTGCCATCCTGAAAATTAAAAAGTACAAACAAATTGTCAGTGATATAAATACAAGTCCTAGATgttacaaattaaaaaaaaaacaagaaaCTAATTGAGGCTCATGTAGAAAATAGACAAATAGATTACAAACCAACGCAAGTTCCAAATAAATTACTACTCAAGTTACAAACCAACTCAAGTTCAACTCAAGTTCAAAATAGATTACAGACCAACTCATTCAACTAACAAATTACAAAGCAAACTCTAAGTACCAATTACATAAACAAATTATAAATCAGTGCAATGTCATATATCAATATCATCCAGGTCTTCATTAGGTGTAACAGGGAATTGTTTTTTCGGGACATCATCTCTGGACCAAGTGAATGTATCAGGTATGTCAACTCGCGGGATATAACCTATGTCAGACACTTCTTCTACTTCAGAGTATTGATCCTTTGGATATTTCTGAAGAACAAATTACAAATTCTTTTCAGTGGGATCTTCAATATAGAAGACCTGTTGTACTTGTGTAGCGAGGACAAAGGGATCTTCCTTTTGACATAACCTACTAAAGTTCACTCTTGCTAACCCATAGTAATCCCCAGCTTTTTGGTACCAACAACACCTAAAAAGTACTACTGACACCGCACCCTAGTAGTCCACTTCAATAATCTCCTCAATTGCACCGTAGTATCCCACATCCCCAACTATTGGGTTCTTATCTTTTGCACTCGCAAAATTGGTGGTTAAGGCAGTGAGGAACACACCAGAGTTTTGCGTCGTACACCTACTATCTCTGAGCTTGTTGTGAAATCTATATCCATTAACATTGTAACCTGTAAATCTCTTTGCCGAACGAAGAGGGCCCCTTGCCAACGAGGACAATTCCAGTGAAATTCCATCTCTTTTTTGAACCACATATTTCAACCACTTTTGAAAGTCAGTTGTATGCATTCTTTCGCGCTTATACCTCTTTAATTTGTCATCTTTTTGAACAAGGGTATGGTGTTCACTACAATTGGATTAGCAGCAAGTTAGCACAATATTATAATGTCTTAAAGTTTTTTTTAATTAATCTTGATTTTTGGTTGTTAATTAGAACTTACTCTTTTAGCTTTTCGATTTCCACGTTTTCACAGTTGAATAATATGTACCGATGAGCATTTGTCCATGTCTTGTTGTCCAGATGTATAGACTTTCCTTCTCTGCTTCTCCGAGACCCGATAGGATATCCACCATCTGTATGACTGTCCTTGGTATCGGTCCCACTCTTAGACTGCTCATCAAAAAATCTAGAGCAAAATATAAGGCATTCTTCTACCAAGTAGCCCTCTGCTACGCACCCTTCAGGTTTACTCCGATTCCGAACGTATGACTTCAATTGGCACAAATACCGTTCAATTCCAAACATCCACCTTAAGTGCACCGGTCCACCAAATTCTATTTCCTTGCACAAATGAATTGGTAAGTGAACCATTATATCGAAAAATGCAGGTGGAAAAATCATTTCAAGCTCATAAAGTATCTCGATTATTTCCTTCTACAATTTTTCAACATCTTCTAATTCAATGAATTTTCCACATATGCCTCTAAAGAATGCTCCCAACCTCATTAATGGAATTGCTACCTCAGGTTTCAGAGTTTTTATGACAGCAAATTGTAATAGAAATTGCAGAATAAAATGCGCGTCATGACTTTTGTAACCCGATATCTTTCGCTCCTTCATTTGAACGCACCGGCTGATATTTGATGCAGATCCGTATGGTAGCTTAGCATTCATTAGAACTGAACAGAAGATCTCTTTCTCTTTTTTGGTCATATCAAAACTAGATGCCCTAATTTCAACATGTTTATCATCACATTTGACAGGGTGAAGGACTTTTCTAATCCCCATTTCTTCCAAATCTTGACGAGCATTAAGATGGTCCTTTGTCTTGCCTCCGATATTTAACAAAATCCCCAAAATCTTGTCACAAATGTTCTTCTCAATGTGCATAACATCTAAGTTATGCCTAACCATATTATTGCTCCAATATGGTAGCTCGAAAAAAAATGGACTTCTTCTTCCAAGGGCAATCTGATGTTCCTCTATTTCTTTTCAGCGGCTTCCCAAAATCATTTTCGTAACCACGCAATAGTTCTTCAACCTCTGCTCCGCTTAATATATCAGGACATGATAGCATTTCCACATCTCCGTTAAATCTGCGCCTATCGGACCTCCATTTGTGATCCGGAGGGAGAAACTTTCGATGGTTTAAATACACAACCTTCTTACTATGTTTCAAATATGTCGATGAGGTCTCATAGTGACATGAAGGACAAGCCAGCTTTCCTTTCGTGCTCCAATCGGATAAAATCCCATATCCAGGGAAATCACTTATCGTCCATAATAGGCTTGCATGTAGCTTAAACGTGTTGTCTAACCTGGCATCATAAGTTTCTATTCCAACAGCCCATAACTCCTTCAACTCTGCAATTAACGGTTGCATATACACGTCAATTTCATTACCGGGATAAACTGGACCAGGGATTAAGGTTGAAAGAATTAGATTTTCGGGTTTCATGATTAACCAGGGGGGGAGGTTATAATTTACGAGCACTACTGGCCAAGTGCTATGAGATATGTTCATTGATCCATATGGATTGAAACCGTCTGCCGCTAAACCCAATCGTACATTTCGCATTTCGGCAGCAAATTCAGGATATTTACTGTTCATCGACTTCCAACCCTTTCCATCAGCCGGATGCCTTAACCGTCCATCTTTCTTTCATGATAAAGCATGCCATGTCATTGAGCTCGAGAAATCAGAGCTCAAGAACATTCTCTGCAGCCTTGGATTTAAAGGGAAGTATCTCATCACTTTAGCCGAGATTTTAGGATTCGATGCTAGTTCTATGTTTGCATCAGACCTGGCCTTCGCCTTCTTTTCAACTACTCTCCATCTTGATGTTCCACACTTAGCACAATTCTCCAGCCTCTCGTTTTCTGCCCAAAAGAGCATGCAGTCATTTGGACATGCATGTATCTTTTGGTAATCAAGTCCTAGGTCTTTAATCATACCCTTTGCCGCACTAAAAGAAGACGGAAGATTTACATGAGGGAAAACCTCCTTTATCAATTCAAGTAAGTCACTAAATCCTGATTCACTAAATCCATGAATGCACTTTAGTTGATAAAGCCTAACTAAGAAACTTAATCGACTAAATTTTTTGCACTCGGGATATAACGGTTGTCCACCCTCCTTAACAAGGCGATAAAATTTCCTTGCGTCATCGTTTAGTCCTGTTCTACCAACGTGGTCAGTAACGTCATTAGTACCATATGCATTGTGTATCATAGCATCAAATTCATCTCCAAGACCTACACCTATATTAATATCCATCTCATCAGCAACCCTATCTATCTCATGGGTTGAGACCTCGTAAATCCATTCAACGGAATGGGAACAAGGACCATTACAGACTAGATGTTCGTGTATAGCCTTAGCACCACTCCAAAAACGATTACCACATTTCTTACAAGGGCACTTAAGCTCGTTTCCTACGGCATATCGGGAAAATGCTTGGTTAACAAAAGCTTCAACTCCCTTCCTATATCTATCACTGTACTTGGGAAGTGTTACCCATTTCTCTCCTTTAACATCCATTTTCTACATAAATTTTTTGAAACAAAACCACAAAATTCACTTAAGTTTTCAACACAATCAGACAACAACAAGAACCAAGAACAAAAAAACAGACCAAGAACAGGGCAGTTTGACTTATAATTACAACAAGAACACAAAAAAACAGACCAAGAACAGGGCACTTTTGACTTAAAATAACATGGTATTTTGACTTTAAAacatcaaaaaattaaaataaaattctcAGAAATAGTCAGACCAAGAACCTACTAATTTTACAAAAACACATAACAAAAACAAAATACAAAAGAACACAAAAAGCACAAAAAATACACAAAATTTTTACATGCATTCACAAATAATCAGATAGAGGAGTGTTTGAAGAGTGAGAGAGATGAGTTTTACCTTATATCAAGCTTTAATCGAGTTTAATCGCGCTTCAATCGAGCTTCAAGTGAGAGAGATGAGCTTCAAGCCTTCGAGATGTGAGAAAGCCTTCGAGATGAGCTTCGAGTTGCGACAGAGAGATGTGGGAGAGGTGTGAGAGAGGTGTGTGAAGGAGAGATGTGAGAGAGGTGTGAGAGAGGTGTGCGAGAGAGAGATTCGAGGGAGGTCAGAGAGAGATGCGAGGGAGGTGAGAGAGAGGTGTGAATTTCTATGTAATAGATTTGGGGGTGAATTTTTGTCCAAATAAAAGTGTATTCAATTTTTGGTGCCAAAATAAAAGtgtaaaataatttttggtaTCCCGCCATCCCCAATTTCAGTGTTCCCGACTGTGTTTTCGGTCAATTTGACCAAAAGTGTTACTATTATTGCAACATTACTTGAAATATGTTGCACGTTTTACAATTTTTTCAAATTGGACCTTAACCATGCAACACTTACGTATTTTATGTAACACTTTTATAAATTATTGCAATAGAGTTGAAAAATTTGTTTTACTGCAACATTTTCTGCAACACAATTATATTTTGTGCTTGCAATAGGCCATATTTGGTGtagtaaaaaaattattaaaaaaattgaaattcatcttgcatgttacgattagaaaaatctagtaaaagtaccactcccaacaacgagactcgttcccgatttacaagattaatttttaaaatgattttttcgacgatccaaccgtacggatgttaagatatatcaattttagtcatatgaaaaaattattaaaaaatttgaaattcatcttgcatgtcaggattagaaaaatctagtaaaagtaccactcccaacaacgagactcgttcctgatttacaagattaatttttaaaatgattatttcgaagatccaaccttacagatgttaagatatatcaatttcagtcatatgaagaaattatttaaaaatttgaaattcatcttgcatgtcagaattagaaaaatctagtaaaagtatcactctcgacaacgagactcgttcccgatttacaagattaatttttaaaatgattttttcgacgatccaaccttatagatgttaagatatatcaattttagtcatatgaaaagattattaaaaaatttaaaattcatcttgcatgtcaggattagaaa
This genomic interval from Apium graveolens cultivar Ventura chromosome 8, ASM990537v1, whole genome shotgun sequence contains the following:
- the LOC141679719 gene encoding uncharacterized protein LOC141679719; protein product: MDVKGEKWVTLPKYSDRYRKGVEAFVNQAFSRYAVGNELKCPCKKCGNRFWSGAKAIHEHLVCNGPCSHSVEWIYEVSTHEIDRVADEMDINIGVGLGDEFDAMIHNAYGTNDVTDHVGRTGLNDDARKFYRLVKEGGQPLYPECKKFSRLSFLVRLYQLKCIHGFSESGFSDLLELIKEVFPHVNLPSSFSAAKGMIKDLGLDYQKIHACPNDCMLFWAENERLENCAKCGTSRWRVVEKKAKARSDANIELASNPKISAKVMRYFPLNPRLQRMFLSSDFSSSMTWHALS